The proteins below come from a single uncultured Carboxylicivirga sp. genomic window:
- the htpG gene encoding molecular chaperone HtpG: MQKGSIGVTTENIFPIIKKYLYSDHEIFLRELVSNAVDATQKLKTLASVGEFKGELGETAVKVILDEKKKTVTISDRGVGMTAEEIDKYINQVAFSGANEFLEKYKKDANAIIGHFGLGFYSSFMVSKKVEIITKSFKDDTQAVKWSCDGSPEYTLEETTKESRGTDIVLYIDDENQQYATKAEIDKLLKKYCRFLPVEVVFGKKSEWKDGKEVETEEDNVVNETKPLWTRTPSELKDEDYNKFYRDLYPMSEDPLFNIHLNVDYPFNLTGVLYFPKLKNNVEVQKNKIQLYCNQVYVTDSVEGIVPEFLTLLHGVIDSPDIPLNVSRSYLQSDGNVKKISSHITKKVADRLEEIFKKDRNNFEEKWDDLKIFVEYGMLTEEKFYDRAKKYTLLKNTEGKYFTFDEYKDIISGNQTDKNKQLIYLYTTDLEGQYSFIEAAKNKGYDVLVMDGQLDSHFINHLESKFENSSFVRVDGDVVDKLIQKEDAATLNLSEDQKADLTTIFSSQVPNVDKANFIVTFEALSETDAPVMITQQEFMRRMKEMSAMGGGGMNFYGEMPDSYNLVVNGNHSLVKQVLDAEEKEVGEKVNSTRSKVQSLEKKKAELEKAKEGKKDEEIPQADKDELDDLTKKITDLNKKKDEELSGFANGNKVVSQLIDLALLSNNMLKGEALTKFVKRSIDLI; encoded by the coding sequence ATGCAAAAAGGAAGTATTGGGGTTACTACCGAGAACATTTTTCCCATCATTAAAAAGTATTTGTATTCCGATCACGAAATTTTCTTGCGTGAGTTGGTTTCTAACGCAGTTGATGCAACTCAAAAATTAAAAACATTAGCTTCGGTTGGTGAATTTAAAGGCGAATTGGGCGAAACTGCCGTTAAAGTTATCTTGGATGAGAAGAAAAAAACAGTAACTATTTCTGATAGGGGTGTTGGTATGACAGCCGAAGAAATTGATAAGTATATCAATCAGGTTGCTTTCTCTGGAGCCAATGAGTTTCTTGAAAAATATAAGAAAGATGCCAATGCAATTATCGGTCATTTTGGATTAGGTTTCTATTCTTCTTTCATGGTTTCGAAAAAAGTAGAAATCATTACCAAATCGTTTAAAGACGATACACAAGCTGTTAAATGGAGTTGTGATGGTAGTCCTGAGTATACATTAGAAGAAACAACTAAAGAAAGCCGTGGTACTGATATTGTTTTATATATCGACGACGAAAATCAACAATATGCTACTAAAGCTGAGATTGATAAGTTATTGAAAAAATACTGTCGTTTCTTACCTGTTGAAGTTGTTTTTGGTAAAAAATCGGAATGGAAAGACGGTAAAGAAGTTGAGACAGAAGAGGATAATGTTGTTAACGAAACTAAGCCTCTTTGGACTCGTACTCCATCTGAATTAAAAGATGAAGACTACAATAAATTCTACCGCGATTTATATCCAATGTCCGAAGATCCATTATTCAATATTCATTTGAATGTGGATTATCCATTCAACTTAACGGGTGTTTTGTATTTTCCTAAGTTGAAAAACAATGTAGAAGTACAAAAAAACAAAATTCAATTATACTGTAACCAGGTATATGTAACCGATTCGGTTGAAGGTATTGTTCCTGAATTCTTAACATTGTTGCATGGTGTTATTGATTCACCAGATATTCCATTGAACGTTTCGCGTTCGTACTTGCAAAGTGATGGAAATGTTAAGAAGATTTCAAGCCATATTACAAAAAAAGTAGCTGATCGTTTAGAAGAAATTTTCAAAAAAGATCGAAATAACTTTGAGGAAAAATGGGATGATCTAAAGATTTTTGTTGAATATGGTATGCTTACCGAAGAGAAATTCTATGATCGTGCTAAAAAATATACTTTATTAAAAAACACCGAAGGTAAATACTTTACTTTCGATGAATACAAAGATATTATTAGCGGTAATCAAACGGATAAGAATAAGCAGTTAATATATCTATACACTACTGATTTAGAAGGTCAGTATAGTTTTATTGAAGCGGCTAAAAACAAAGGTTACGATGTATTAGTAATGGATGGTCAGTTAGACAGCCACTTTATTAATCATTTGGAAAGTAAGTTTGAAAATTCAAGCTTTGTTCGTGTTGATGGTGATGTAGTTGATAAATTGATTCAAAAAGAAGATGCTGCTACATTAAACTTATCTGAAGATCAAAAAGCCGATTTAACTACTATTTTTAGCTCGCAGGTTCCTAATGTTGATAAGGCAAATTTTATTGTAACTTTTGAAGCTCTTAGCGAAACTGATGCACCTGTTATGATTACACAGCAAGAGTTTATGCGTCGTATGAAAGAAATGAGCGCCATGGGTGGCGGTGGAATGAACTTCTACGGTGAAATGCCAGATAGCTACAATTTAGTTGTGAATGGTAACCACTCATTAGTAAAACAAGTACTAGATGCTGAAGAGAAAGAAGTAGGAGAGAAGGTAAATTCTACTCGCAGTAAAGTGCAAAGTCTCGAAAAGAAAAAAGCTGAGCTTGAAAAAGCGAAAGAAGGTAAAAAAGACGAAGAAATACCTCAGGCTGATAAAGATGAGTTGGATGATTTAACTAAAAAAATTACCGATTTGAATAAAAAGAAAGATGAAGAACTTTCTGGTTTTGCAAATGGTAACAAAGTTGTTTCACAATTAATTGATTTGGCTTTATTATCTAATAATATGCTAAAAGGAGAAGCGTTGACTAAATTTGTTAAACGTAGTATCGATTTAATTTAA
- a CDS encoding response regulator transcription factor: protein MAEVKRVFMVEDDRNFGTVMKAYLEINKFSVTWVQDGMLAFTKFKESEYDICVLDVMLPNVDGFTIARQIKEDTPDIPIVFLTAKVMKEDVLEGFRTGADDYITKPFDSEILICKINAILNRHKSTENTKLKEIYEIGEAKFNSSLRTIEFRDQFYKLSPKEGDLLLLLCQTENKVLARDTALKQVWGETGYFTTRSMDVYITKLRKYLKDVPDVEIINIHGSGYQLKTNSL from the coding sequence ATGGCAGAAGTTAAGAGAGTTTTTATGGTAGAAGATGACCGCAATTTTGGTACGGTTATGAAAGCTTATCTTGAAATAAACAAATTTTCAGTTACATGGGTACAGGATGGAATGCTGGCGTTTACTAAATTTAAAGAATCGGAATATGACATATGTGTATTGGATGTTATGCTACCAAATGTTGATGGATTCACCATTGCACGCCAAATTAAGGAAGACACACCTGATATTCCTATCGTATTTCTTACGGCCAAGGTGATGAAAGAAGATGTTTTGGAAGGATTTAGAACAGGCGCCGACGATTATATTACCAAGCCATTTGACTCAGAAATTTTAATTTGTAAGATTAATGCTATTCTCAACCGTCATAAGTCTACAGAAAACACTAAGCTTAAAGAGATTTACGAAATTGGTGAAGCTAAATTCAATTCATCGTTACGAACCATTGAATTCCGCGATCAGTTTTACAAGCTTTCGCCAAAAGAAGGAGATTTATTACTACTACTTTGCCAAACTGAAAACAAGGTACTTGCGCGTGACACTGCTCTAAAACAAGTATGGGGCGAAACCGGATATTTCACAACAAGAAGTATGGATGTTTACATTACCAAACTCAGGAAATATTTAAAAGATGTACCTGACGTTGAAATCATCAACATCCATGGGAGTGGATATCAATTAAAGACTAATTCGCTGTAA
- a CDS encoding type II CAAX endopeptidase family protein produces the protein MKHLESALKTKNDWWAYLVVILVAFVLAQLIGSIPVSILVLLKGGIAAAQSGAIDFSAIGVNSSLGLALLVLPFIICFFTLKLLVKPLHNRTLTQVINGRSKVRYGRILYGFLIWGVIIVFSTAVDYYLNINDYELRFEPLKLLLLILVSFLVLPFQTFFEEIFFRGYLAQGIGVLTRSRIAVLIIPSLLFALMHGLNPEVTKHGFWLMMSQYLTIGLVFAASSLLDDGIELAMGAHAANNIFISIFVTTESSALQTDSLLRDLNDVISWSDTLGALLAGAFFIAFFSFKYKWTMKALTKKIEI, from the coding sequence ATGAAACATTTGGAAAGTGCCCTAAAAACAAAAAATGATTGGTGGGCTTATTTAGTTGTAATTTTAGTGGCGTTTGTACTTGCTCAGTTGATTGGTTCTATTCCAGTATCAATTTTAGTTTTGTTAAAGGGTGGAATAGCTGCAGCACAAAGTGGAGCTATTGATTTTTCGGCTATTGGAGTTAATTCGTCACTTGGATTAGCATTGCTGGTTTTACCTTTTATTATTTGTTTTTTTACCTTAAAGCTTTTGGTAAAACCGTTACATAATAGAACATTAACGCAGGTAATTAATGGAAGATCAAAGGTGCGTTACGGTCGCATTTTATATGGTTTTCTTATATGGGGTGTTATTATAGTATTCTCAACAGCTGTTGATTATTATTTGAATATCAATGATTATGAACTTAGGTTTGAGCCTCTAAAGCTACTTCTTTTAATTTTAGTTTCATTTTTAGTCTTGCCTTTTCAAACGTTTTTCGAAGAGATTTTCTTTCGAGGTTATTTAGCTCAGGGTATTGGAGTTTTAACTCGTAGTCGTATCGCAGTGTTGATTATTCCATCGCTACTATTTGCCTTAATGCATGGTCTTAATCCCGAAGTTACTAAACATGGTTTTTGGTTGATGATGTCACAATATCTTACTATTGGTTTAGTTTTTGCTGCAAGTTCTCTTTTGGATGATGGTATTGAATTAGCCATGGGAGCGCATGCTGCTAACAATATTTTTATAAGTATTTTCGTCACAACAGAAAGTAGTGCTCTTCAAACAGATTCTTTATTACGAGATTTAAATGATGTAATTAGTTGGTCAGATACATTAGGAGCTTTATTGGCAGGTGCCTTCTTTATTGCCTTTTTTAGTTTTAAATATAAATGGACAATGAAGGCATTAACCAAAAAAATTGAAATATAA
- the tdh gene encoding L-threonine 3-dehydrogenase, whose translation MATMKALVKSKAEKGIWMEEVNIPEIGPNDVLIKVKKSAICGTDLHIYKWDEWAQKTIPLGMTIGHEYVGTVAQVGSEVKEFKEGDRVTGEGHIACGHCRNCRRGRQHICERTIGIGVNINGSFAEYVKVPSSNVMKINKQIPDDILAIMDPFGNATHTALSFPLIGEDVLITGAGLIGSMAVSVARFAGARYVVATETNEYRAELARKMGATRVVNPIKEDLKQVMNDLGMIGFDIGLECSGSPIAFNQLVSSMYNSGKISLLGILPSTTTVDWNNIIFKGLTLKGIYGREMFETWYHMEQMLMSGLDLSPIITHRFEIDEFQKGFDVMDDGNCGKVLLNWE comes from the coding sequence ATGGCAACAATGAAAGCACTTGTGAAATCAAAAGCCGAGAAAGGCATTTGGATGGAAGAGGTGAATATTCCGGAAATCGGACCCAATGATGTATTGATAAAAGTGAAGAAGTCTGCAATTTGCGGTACCGATTTACATATATATAAATGGGACGAATGGGCGCAAAAGACGATACCTTTAGGAATGACAATTGGTCATGAATATGTGGGTACGGTAGCTCAGGTTGGTAGCGAGGTAAAAGAATTTAAAGAAGGCGATCGTGTTACAGGCGAAGGGCATATTGCTTGTGGGCATTGCCGAAATTGTCGCAGGGGACGTCAGCATATCTGTGAACGTACCATTGGAATTGGTGTAAATATAAATGGCTCTTTTGCTGAATATGTTAAAGTACCATCAAGCAATGTGATGAAAATTAATAAACAGATTCCTGATGATATTCTTGCTATCATGGATCCGTTTGGTAATGCCACTCATACAGCTTTATCATTTCCATTAATTGGCGAAGATGTGCTTATTACAGGGGCAGGTTTAATTGGAAGTATGGCAGTATCGGTTGCCCGTTTTGCTGGTGCTCGTTATGTTGTGGCTACCGAAACTAATGAATACAGAGCTGAGCTTGCCCGTAAAATGGGAGCTACACGCGTTGTAAATCCTATTAAAGAAGATTTGAAGCAAGTGATGAACGATTTAGGCATGATTGGTTTCGATATAGGTCTCGAATGTTCTGGTTCACCTATTGCTTTTAATCAACTGGTTTCTAGTATGTATAATTCAGGTAAGATTTCATTACTTGGAATACTACCTTCAACAACAACTGTTGATTGGAATAATATCATATTTAAAGGCTTAACATTAAAAGGCATATATGGGCGCGAAATGTTTGAAACCTGGTATCATATGGAGCAAATGCTTATGTCGGGTTTAGACTTATCGCCAATTATTACTCATCGTTTTGAAATTGATGAATTCCAAAAGGGATTCGATGTAATGGACGATGGAAATTGTGGTAAAGTATTACTCAACTGGGAATAA
- a CDS encoding DUF6132 family protein produces the protein MKIWEKIKRNLKLRNLIGLVLGAIGGYAYYHFIGCNSGSCPITSDPTNSIIYGSIIGIVWTIK, from the coding sequence ATGAAGATTTGGGAGAAAATAAAACGAAACCTTAAGCTTAGAAATCTCATTGGCTTGGTTCTGGGAGCGATTGGAGGTTATGCATATTATCATTTTATTGGGTGCAATTCCGGATCATGCCCTATAACCTCCGATCCAACAAATAGCATTATTTACGGAAGTATTATTGGCATTGTGTGGACTATAAAATAA
- a CDS encoding HAMP domain-containing sensor histidine kinase: MKRKSILGLILLMSLSLLGIIAAQYLWIRQSLKVQKEKFHVSAYDALDNTVKRIEKEYNAQLLYNRFFPSMNALRQTPNKQDTSKLAIKPKIKSKNFDGTFQFKQDTVINSNGARIEAHVEIGPNSSEHKVWISAGGPSINLQDLEIQMDHIEDSITNAMGGMEQEKNALMEIFNQMQYEIKNRHNPLQNRLDLTNITKVLSDELAQNGIDTDFEYGVFDQLSRRLLKYHSDKFDLNQAKENSAIAVNLFPRDIFRGISPYELVVYFPDMATYLYKTQGWLLFFSTIFTIFILITFFLTIRMILNQKKVSQIKTDFINNMTHEFKTPIATISLATDSILNPVIMGNQEQMKSFLKIIKEENSRMNSHVERVLQMSLIEKKDFTVVKSSQDVHDIILQAIDSIQLLMNDTGGIITHELKAELSVFNVDQVHFGNLVVNLLENALKYSDKAPEVYVSTQNSNNGIIINVRDKGIGMSKEQQSKIFEKFYRATGGNIHNIKGFGLGLSYVKAVVDAHNGTISVKSKINQGTEFSIYLPFN, translated from the coding sequence ATGAAGAGAAAATCGATACTGGGATTAATATTATTAATGAGTCTTTCGCTTTTAGGTATTATTGCTGCACAATACTTATGGATCAGGCAATCGCTTAAAGTACAGAAAGAAAAGTTTCATGTTAGTGCTTACGATGCATTGGATAATACCGTTAAACGGATCGAAAAAGAATACAATGCACAATTATTATACAACCGTTTTTTTCCTAGCATGAATGCGCTTCGTCAGACTCCAAATAAGCAAGACACTTCCAAGCTAGCTATCAAACCTAAAATTAAAAGTAAAAATTTTGACGGTACCTTTCAGTTTAAGCAAGATACTGTAATCAATTCAAATGGTGCACGCATTGAAGCACATGTTGAAATAGGTCCAAATAGCAGCGAACATAAAGTATGGATAAGCGCAGGTGGACCTTCTATTAACCTACAGGATCTTGAAATTCAAATGGATCATATAGAAGATTCAATTACCAACGCCATGGGTGGTATGGAACAAGAGAAAAATGCATTGATGGAAATATTCAATCAGATGCAGTACGAGATTAAGAATCGACATAATCCATTGCAAAATAGACTGGATCTTACCAACATTACAAAGGTTTTAAGTGATGAACTGGCTCAGAATGGTATCGATACTGATTTTGAATATGGAGTTTTTGACCAATTATCTCGTCGACTTTTAAAATATCATTCCGATAAATTTGATTTAAATCAGGCCAAAGAAAATTCAGCGATTGCAGTTAATCTGTTTCCTAGGGATATTTTTAGAGGCATTTCGCCTTACGAGTTGGTTGTATATTTCCCTGATATGGCAACTTATTTATATAAGACACAAGGTTGGCTCCTGTTTTTTTCAACCATTTTTACCATTTTTATTTTGATTACTTTTTTCTTAACTATCAGAATGATTCTGAATCAGAAGAAAGTGTCGCAAATAAAGACGGACTTTATCAATAATATGACACACGAGTTTAAAACTCCTATTGCAACCATCAGTTTGGCTACCGATAGCATTTTAAACCCAGTTATAATGGGTAATCAAGAACAGATGAAAAGTTTTCTTAAAATTATTAAAGAAGAAAACAGTAGAATGAACAGTCATGTAGAGAGGGTTTTACAAATGTCGTTAATTGAAAAGAAAGATTTTACCGTTGTTAAATCCTCACAGGATGTGCACGATATTATTTTGCAAGCCATCGACAGTATTCAGCTATTAATGAACGATACAGGAGGAATCATAACACATGAACTCAAAGCGGAATTATCGGTTTTTAACGTAGATCAGGTACATTTTGGTAACTTAGTGGTGAATTTATTGGAAAATGCTCTTAAATACTCCGATAAAGCACCAGAAGTTTATGTATCAACGCAAAACTCCAACAATGGTATTATCATAAATGTTAGGGATAAAGGAATTGGGATGAGTAAAGAACAACAGAGCAAAATATTTGAAAAATTCTATCGGGCTACAGGTGGAAATATTCATAATATAAAAGGATTTGGTTTAGGCTTGAGCTATGTTAAAGCAGTAGTTGATGCACATAATGGAACCATCTCAGTAAAAAGTAAAATCAACCAAGGGACAGAATTTAGTATTTATCTACCCTTTAATTAA
- a CDS encoding FKBP-type peptidyl-prolyl cis-trans isomerase, translated as MKRVLFILIAVFSLMSCNKDDDGSAQAAIDDQLISDYLEEHDLNATKDPSGLYYRIIKQGSSFPAGVSLKIKYTGMLLDKTVFDSGTTTGPLSYYIKGWKIGIPKIGVGGSGVLYIPSALAYGSSAKNGIPANSVLIFQVEVLGIN; from the coding sequence ATGAAGAGAGTTTTATTTATACTAATAGCTGTTTTTAGTTTAATGTCATGTAATAAAGATGATGATGGATCGGCACAAGCTGCCATTGATGATCAGTTGATTAGTGATTATCTTGAAGAGCATGATTTAAATGCCACAAAAGATCCTTCTGGTTTATATTATCGTATTATTAAACAAGGTAGTAGTTTTCCGGCCGGTGTATCTTTAAAAATCAAATATACAGGTATGCTTTTAGATAAAACTGTATTTGATTCAGGTACTACTACCGGACCATTAAGCTATTATATTAAAGGATGGAAAATAGGTATTCCTAAGATTGGTGTGGGAGGTTCAGGAGTTTTATATATTCCTTCTGCTCTTGCATATGGTTCAAGTGCTAAAAATGGAATACCTGCAAATTCTGTATTAATATTTCAGGTAGAAGTTTTAGGCATCAATTAA
- a CDS encoding DUF4097 family beta strand repeat-containing protein → MQKVLLFALLMIIATLGKAQEVTINQSFDNVTDVVVNTISSDIDITSTSGNSVQVEGYIRYSQAKEQYEIEAYMKGTTLYVSVKYPKRSKGNVSGKFNITMPSMTDVDINTVSGNVVINGVGQKMVKVNTVSGDLYAEKIGSDMKGNTVSGDIEITNIKGNLKLSSVSGDQSITDVDGNFNGSSISGDFRITNLKGNKNISTISGSVR, encoded by the coding sequence ATGCAAAAAGTCTTATTATTTGCTTTACTGATGATAATTGCAACGTTGGGAAAAGCGCAAGAAGTTACCATCAACCAATCGTTTGATAATGTAACAGATGTGGTAGTCAATACAATTTCTAGCGACATTGACATTACCAGCACATCGGGAAATTCTGTTCAAGTTGAAGGATACATACGTTATTCACAAGCTAAAGAACAATATGAAATCGAAGCCTACATGAAAGGTACTACTTTGTATGTTTCGGTAAAATATCCTAAACGATCGAAAGGTAATGTATCAGGTAAATTTAATATTACAATGCCTTCAATGACTGATGTAGACATTAATACAGTAAGTGGAAATGTTGTAATCAATGGTGTTGGGCAGAAAATGGTAAAAGTAAATACTGTTTCGGGTGATTTATATGCTGAAAAAATTGGAAGCGATATGAAAGGTAACACGGTTTCAGGCGATATCGAAATCACAAATATCAAAGGAAACCTAAAGCTTAGTTCTGTTTCAGGAGATCAATCTATTACCGATGTTGATGGAAATTTTAACGGCTCATCTATTTCCGGAGATTTTAGAATTACCAATTTAAAAGGCAACAAAAACATCTCAACTATTTCTGGAAGCGTTCGATAA